In Magnolia sinica isolate HGM2019 chromosome 12, MsV1, whole genome shotgun sequence, a single genomic region encodes these proteins:
- the LOC131221297 gene encoding protein DETOXIFICATION 40-like — protein MDSLSEKLDQALLTTNDPPSPSSPPSPSLLTNDHRSSHGLESVLSDIQVPYFNRLRYATVIELKLLFHLAAPAVAVYMINYVMSMSTQIFSGHLGNLELAAASLGNNGIQVFAYGLMLGMGSAVETLCGQAYGAHKYDMLGVYLQRSTILLMATAVPLTIFYIFSKPILILLGESSTIASAAAIFVYGLIPQIYAYAANFPIQKFLQAQSIIAPSAYISIGTFALHLLLSWLAVYKIGLGLLGASLLLSFSNWILVAAQFVYILKSERCKYTWTGFSLQAFLGLPEFLKLSAASAVMLCLEAWYYQILVLLAGLLKNPELALDSLAICMTINGWVFMISVGFNAAASVRVSNELGARNPKSASFSVVIVTLTSFIISVIVASVVLALRKVISYAFTEGEAVANAVSDLCPLLCITLILNGVQPVLSGVAVGCGWQTFVAFVNVGCYYIIGIPLGALLGFKFDLGAKGIWTGMIGGTVMQTLILLWVTFRADWNKEVEAAIQRLDKWHDDSGPPPLTKN, from the exons ATGGATTCTCTATCAGAAAAGCTTGATCAGGCCCTCCTAACTACAAATGACCCACCATCACCTTCATCACCGCCATCTCCGTCGTTACTGACCAATGATCACCGATCAAGTCATGGGCTCGAAAGCGTCCTATCAGACATCCAAGTACCATACTTCAACCGCCTCCGCTACGCCACCGTCATAGAACTAAAGCTCTTGTTCCACCTCGCTGCCCCGGCTGTCGCAGTGTACATGATCAATTATGTAATGTCTATGTCCACGCAGATCTTCTCCGGCCACCTTGGTAATCTTGAGCTGGCTGCAGCCTCTCTCGGCAACAACGGCATCCAAGTCTTCGCCTATGGCCTTATG CTTGGAATGGGAAGTGCAGTTGAAACCCTATGTGGCCAAGcctatggggcccacaaataCGACATGCTCGGCGTCTATCTCCAGAGATCGACCATCCTCCTAATGGCAACAGCAGTCCCACTTACCATATTTTATATTTTctctaaacctattttaatactCCTCGGAGAGTCCTCGACGATTGCCTCTGCTGCTGCAATCTTCGTCTATGGCCTCATCCCTCAGATATATGCATACGCTGCCAACTTCCCTATACAGAAGTTCTTGCAAGCTCAGAGCATTATCGCCCCGAGCGCCTATATCTCAATTGGGACATTTGCCTTACACCTCCTCTTGAGTTGGCTGGCAGTGTATAAGATCGGCCTCGGGTTGCTCGGTGCGTCCTTGTTATTGAGCTTCTCAAATTGGATCTTGGTCGCTGCCCAGTTCGTGTATATATTAAAGAGCGAGCGGTGCAAGTACACATGGACAGGTTTTTCGCTGCAGGCGTTTTTGGGGCTGCCTGAGTTCTTGAAATTGTCGGCGGCATCGGCAGTGATGTTGTGCTTGGAGGCATGGTATTACCAGATACTGGTTTTGCTGGCCGGGCTGCTGAAGAATCCTGAGCTGGCCTTGGATTCTCTCGCTATATG CATGACAATCAACGGCTGGGTTTTTATGATTTCCGTTGGATTCAACGCGGCTGCGAG CGTGCGAGTGAGCAATGAGTTAGGTGCAAGGAATCCCAAGTCAGCATCATTCTCCGTCGTGATTGTAACCTTAACTTCTTTCATAATTTCCGTAATAGTAGCCTCGGTCGTCCTAGCTCTACGCAAGGTCATCAGCTATGCCTTCACAGAAGGAGAAGCCGTAGCGAATGCAGTATCAGATCTTTGCCCATTGCTCTGCATAACGCTCATCCTCAACGGTGTCCAACCCGTCTTGTCTG GTGTTGCTGTCGGCTGTGGATGGCAAACATTCGTGGCTTTCGTAAATGTGGGATGCTATTACATAATCGGGATTCCATTAGGTGCGCTGCTCGGCTTCAAGTTCGACCTCGGAGCAAAG GGAATATGGACGGGTATGATAGGTGGTACCGTGATGCAAACCCTAATCCTATTGTGGGTCACATTCCGAGCAGATTGGAATAAAGAG